A window of Elusimicrobiota bacterium contains these coding sequences:
- a CDS encoding MFS transporter — translation MDFDQRPTTDQRRSPFRFWFLLRTLKYRNYRLFFAGQLVSLIGTWMTNTATVWLVYRLTGSALLLGIVGFSSQIPAAVLSPIAGIYIDQWNKHRLLIATQIFSMLQSFALAALALTGHITIGWLIALNALQGLINAFEMPCRQSFVISLVEEKENLGNAIALNSSMFNAARLLGPSIAGVVIAWVGEGWCFFADGVSFVAVLASLVAMRLTPRPAMNRPTTALAEFREGWRYTFGFPPLRSIIALLALTSLVGVPYTVLVPIFAGKLLGGGPHTLGFLMAAAGAGALLAALWLAARKSVIGLTRVVPWATATFGVGLILFSLSRRLPLSLFLMMVTGFGFMTQMAASNTVLQTIVDDDKRGRVMSLFVFAFLGTAPLGSLLAGGLADRVGAPWTLRLGGLGCVLGALWFFRQLPDLRRAIRPIYLKLGILREIATGIERAAVLEKLD, via the coding sequence ATGGACTTCGACCAACGGCCGACCACCGATCAACGCCGGAGTCCTTTCCGTTTTTGGTTTCTCCTGAGGACGCTCAAATACCGGAACTACCGGCTTTTTTTCGCCGGCCAATTGGTTTCCCTCATCGGCACCTGGATGACCAACACCGCCACGGTGTGGTTGGTTTATCGCCTGACCGGTTCGGCCTTGCTTCTGGGAATCGTGGGGTTCTCCAGCCAAATCCCGGCCGCGGTGCTTTCGCCCATCGCCGGGATTTACATCGACCAATGGAACAAACACCGGCTGCTGATCGCGACCCAGATTTTCTCCATGCTTCAATCTTTCGCCCTGGCCGCCCTCGCTTTAACCGGCCATATCACCATTGGGTGGTTGATCGCCTTGAACGCCCTTCAGGGCCTCATCAACGCATTTGAAATGCCCTGCCGGCAATCCTTCGTCATCTCCCTGGTGGAGGAAAAAGAAAATTTAGGGAACGCCATCGCGCTCAATTCCTCCATGTTCAACGCCGCGCGTCTTTTGGGACCTTCCATCGCCGGCGTGGTCATTGCGTGGGTGGGCGAGGGATGGTGCTTTTTTGCCGATGGAGTGAGCTTTGTGGCGGTGCTGGCCTCCCTGGTGGCCATGCGTTTGACGCCGCGCCCGGCGATGAATCGCCCCACGACGGCCCTGGCGGAGTTTCGGGAAGGCTGGCGCTACACCTTCGGTTTTCCGCCTCTTCGATCCATCATCGCCTTGTTGGCGTTGACCAGCCTGGTGGGGGTTCCCTACACGGTGCTGGTTCCCATTTTTGCCGGAAAACTTTTGGGCGGCGGGCCTCACACGTTGGGATTTTTGATGGCCGCCGCGGGCGCGGGCGCCCTCCTGGCGGCGCTCTGGTTGGCCGCGCGAAAGTCGGTCATCGGGCTCACCCGGGTGGTCCCCTGGGCCACGGCGACCTTTGGCGTCGGTTTAATTCTCTTTTCCCTTTCGCGCCGGCTCCCGCTCTCCTTATTTTTAATGATGGTCACGGGTTTTGGCTTCATGACCCAGATGGCCGCCAGCAACACCGTTTTACAGACCATCGTGGACGATGACAAGCGCGGGCGGGTCATGAGTTTGTTTGTCTTCGCGTTTTTGGGGACGGCGCCTCTGGGAAGCCTTTTGGCCGGCGGATTGGCGGATCGCGTGGGCGCTCCCTGGACCCTTCGTCTGGGGGGCCTGGGGTGCGTTCTCGGCGCCCTTTGGTTTTTTCGCCAACTTCCCGATCTTCGCCGGGCCATCCGGCCGATTTATTTGAAATTGGGCATCCTTCGGGAAATCGCAACGGGGATTGAACGCGCCGCGGTGCTTGAGAAGCTCGACTAA